The Haloarcula sp. CBA1127 genomic interval AACCCGGTCAACTACGGCACGGCCTTTCAGCTCAATACCGTCGAAGCCTTCGCCGGTGCGCTCGCCATTCTTGGGGAGCACGACCACGCCGAGCGGATTCTCTCGACGTTCTCCTGGGGCCACACGTTTCTGGAACTGAATGAGGAGCCGCTGGAACGGTACGCGAACTGCGAGGATTCGAGCGACGTCATCGACGTACAGGACGACTATCTCGCCGAGGAGTAGTCACTGGGGCGTTGCTGGCTTTTCGAGGAGCGGCGCATCACAGTGTGGGCAGGCCTGCCGTGCGTGTGCCTCCAGTACGTCGTCGATGCGTTCTCCGCAGGCTTGGCATCGCATGACAATAGTTAGTATCCGTACAATAATGTAGCTTTGGCTTCATTTCTAAGGCCGCTTACGAGAAGCCGGTCCCGATGCCGGTCGGCGCGTCAGGTGGGGTGAGCGGACTCGTCGGCAAGTCGGCGTCAGGGTCGGGGTCGTTGTATCCGCCGGGCGCGACGTCGTTCGGCCCGTCAGGATAGCACAGCGACGCCAGCGCCTGAATGTGGTCTCGGCCGACGCCGAGTTCGAACTGGCCGCCGCCGTACAGGTCGATACCGTGTTTCTCGCAGTAGTCGATGGTCGCAAGCACCGACTCGACGGTCCCGCAGCGGGACGGTTTCATGTTGAGCCACGCCGGTTCGAAGGGCAGCGCCTCGATGCTTTCGACGCCGGTGATGGGTACGTCCCAGGTGACGCGAGCTTCTTGCCCGTCGAAGATGGGTCGGGTCGTCTCGGTCAGATCGGGGTCCTCGACCAGCGCGTCCGGGAGGCCGTCGACGACGCGGTGGTAGAACTCGGGGTCGGCCTCGACATCGACGTCCGTCCCCTCATACAACCCTTTCAGGTCCAGTACGCGAACGTCGTAATCCGCCAGCTCGTCGACAAGGGCGTCGCTCCAGGACGGCGTGGGATCGAGTTTGAACGGGAGGTCGCCGTAGCGCTCACACAGCATCGCCAGTCTGTCAGCCGTCGGCGGCGTGTCATCGTCCGCGTTCGAGAGCCGCGTCGAGACGACGAAGTTCACTGGGTCGTACTGCCGGTCGAGGGCGGTTCCGAGGTCCGTGTCGGCCTGTTTCAGCGCGAGGTCAAGCGCCGCGCTCTCGAATCCCCAGCGCCGGTAGTGACGAAACCGCTCCTCGTCGGGCGACTCGGGCCACAGATCGGCCTCGGCCAGCGCCGTCGAAAACGAATCGACGGTGTACTCGCCGGCCAGTGGGGTGCCCTCGCCCTGCAACGCATCGCTGTCCTGCAGCGCGTCGTGGGCTTCGGCTGTGTACGTCACG includes:
- a CDS encoding enolase, which produces MYDQVADLPITVESCAFERRERATSSGFDRVTTVIHLSGAGETGSGEDVTYTAEAHDALQDSDALQGEGTPLAGEYTVDSFSTALAEADLWPESPDEERFRHYRRWGFESAALDLALKQADTDLGTALDRQYDPVNFVVSTRLSNADDDTPPTADRLAMLCERYGDLPFKLDPTPSWSDALVDELADYDVRVLDLKGLYEGTDVDVEADPEFYHRVVDGLPDALVEDPDLTETTRPIFDGQEARVTWDVPITGVESIEALPFEPAWLNMKPSRCGTVESVLATIDYCEKHGIDLYGGGQFELGVGRDHIQALASLCYPDGPNDVAPGGYNDPDPDADLPTSPLTPPDAPTGIGTGFS